The DNA segment TTGAGCAGTTCTTGTGTGCAACGTGTGCAtgaggtctaaaagttgaatagGCACTTGATGATAACCGCTAGGCAAGTCCTCCGAATCACTTTCATCACCATCATAAGGATTTGACGGAGTTTTCGTTTTGCCTgattcctcatttttcttcttcagaagAAGTTTCCGTTTTGGTTTCGCAGGAGCTGCTTTTGACTCGTTGACAGTTTTCCGTaaacttttcttgtcaatggtaATAAGACTAGCTTCGACAAAAGTTCTAATACAGCTGATGCAACGTTCAAAATTGTAGGGTGTAATATGTGCAACATCTCGGACTAGAAATGCTAGACTTTCACAACATTTGACTAATGCAAACGGATCGTGTAGTTGTAATTCCTGGTCTGAGGGCAAGGAGAATTTGGTTTGAGTGAATGGACGAACAGATAGAGGCTCTGCTTCGCCCTCTCTACTGACTAGTATTCCTCCGAGTGACTTGGATTCAGACAAAGTAGATGTAGGCGATGGAGTCAGGCGGCTTAGTTCCGAGTCAGATGTATAACCTCTCTCATTTCCTAGCCCACTATCTTCTTCCCCAGCAACACTTGAGATTTCACCATCTGACTTGGTCCCActaatttcctgagagtaagTTTTACCGATGACTTTTGGTGGTGGCATTCCGGCACCCACACATTCAAGAAGGGTGAAGATAATAGTCCAATCAGCAGCAGAGTGTATGTTCGCTGCACTAGTTTTCAGTAATTCATACAGGCCGTAGGATATTTGACAAACAACCCGATTCAAAACTGAGCTCTTTAAGAGAAGTAACATCCGCAATGACTGCACCACAACTGGGCTCATTTCTTCCCGCCTCATGAGCCGGATTGAGAGCCGTAAAAGAGCAACCACCGATCGTTCAACCAGAAAATGGTGATCGCAGGCAGCAGCGCCCATCAGAAGAGTGTAAATGTGGTCTCTAACATTTTCCCAAACTACTGTTACACGATCTCTGTTCTGAATGACTATTTTTAACATGAATTCAAGGAAGAAGACAGCTTTATCCTCGTTCTGAGGCGTTCCAAGAGCTACAACCCCCTCAGGACTGTACGATGTTTGTATTAGGGCAATCACAAGCTGTTGCATTGAGTCAATCCGAAGAAATTTAGACTCAGTTATAAGCTGTTCTAGGTGACACTCATGAATGCAGTCTCTGGCAATTTGTATTGCCTCCTCATCTTCAGCAGTGCCGGTTCTTTGATTACCAGTTTCAGCTGCAAGAGCAATGTACGAGTAAAGAGAACTGAGTAATCCAGACTCAGTCTTAGTGTTCAATGGTGTTTCCTCTCTAACGAGAGAAATTTTTCCGCTCAAGTCGATAAAATCTTCTGCTTCAACAAGTATTTTTGGCAGCAAATTACAGCGGTACAGTTGTAAAATACACTCCAGGACACTTTTCCATCCTTCTCGCAATGTGTCGCCATGGCGATGAATCAAATTAAACATTGTTTTGGTAGCAACTCTTGCTTTATGATTTTCACCAAAGGCAACAGTCAAGCTATCATAGTTACTGACTGTGCTCAAAAGagttgaaaatttacaaagagAAACTGTGAGGTTATCGAATTCGTTGCTCATTCCATAATGAGCAGATATTGTAGCACACTTTCGGAAGCCAATCATTGCTTTCATATAGATATTTGGGTCACTAGATTTGTCGAATACAAATCCCAGAGCAGCCACTATTGGGCCCCAAATCAAGGAGAAAAGATCATGGTCAAACATCCCATCTGGAGCTCTAATGTAGGTTCCATCTTTGCTGTTTCCCCGCCTCAACAAAACCTTCCACAAGTAATTTTCACGGACAAGTCCAGTATGCTCTGCAGGCATAacgatttcttcatttttaattgaCTGATAAATATCATCGAGCATGTCTTGATCAAAGTCCTGGCCACCGTTGACTTTTGATAAGTTACGCTTGAACTCTTCCGGTGTCATAGGATTATTTTGCCGTTTCACGTTGTAATTATGCTGATCCACATTCAACATTATCACTGCGTAAGCTAAAGTGAATGCAGCATCAGAGTTGACAAATGGTTCTCCGTTGCATTTGTGCCAGTGATCTGCAAACTGTTCCATTACAAGCGATATTAATGGTGACTCCCCTGGCAAACGGAAAGTTTCCAGGTACATCCTGAGGGCCTCATCAATTTGCGTGTCACTAAAATCAAATGACTTCACGAAGGCATCCAAGACTGCTAAATTTGCACGGTTACTGATAAATTCACCGATCATCTTTTTGCTGAGGTGTggattttctttcagaaaatgaacAACTTCAATGGGGTCTAGAGGTGATGAAAGAAGACCCTGTTCTTGCAAAAATTCAATTCCTTTTTTTGGTTTAGCGTTGAAATGATCTGTACCGCTGGCAAGAAGCTTTTTCTTCCGCTTGACAGCCATCAACTGTTCATGACTAGGGATTGAGTCGGAGACTTTAATTCGCATAAAGATGCTATTTGGTGATTGACTAGGATATTTTTGAGCACTCTGCGGTGGACTGGATTTTTTAGAGCTTACCAATGAGTCTGTTGAGTCTGATTGGGCGATATTGTTGCTGATTCGAGAATGACAATGACTCTCGATGGAATCGGTGACTGCAAGCAAAGCATCAAGCGCCAAGAGGTTAGTACTATGAATACCAGTTACAGGAAAAACGTTCTTTGATAGCAACTTGGTCAAGTCCTCATATAAATTAGGACAGTAAAGATCACAATCATAATTCAAGTATAATTCTGTGATGAGGCCAGGAACACGCCATAACTGAACTAGAGCTTCAAGGGCTAATTCACGGACTTCATAGGAGCTTTTCTCTGAAGAGATCAGCTCTGCTAGGCGACTGAGATAAACCTGAAAAACAGAACAGGTTATTTAATGCACAACACTCTATAAAGTAATTAGCTTACTCTCTTAAAAATGTTTGCACTGAAATTAAAGTTCATTTATCCGAAACCAGTCAGAATTGAGGTTGCAATCAGGGCAAACTTGTCAACTCTGATAGCATGGTAAAAATaccattttaccaaaatgtccTCAATTAGACTGTACTTCGCTACAAACAGTCTTGAATGATAGTTATGGTCGACCTTTCAGTGGATCACTTTCTGAAAATGCTTTGAGGAAATTCACTATTTTCGCATTTCTTTTTCCGGTGGAAAACTTCGACCAGGCTTTTTAATGAAAGGTTGAATAtatctttaaattttatgttCTGACCACCAATTTCcattatttagaaaaataaagaaagaaacaaaggGGCTTGGTATTCTTGCCAGTAAGTGAACTTACCTCTAGCTGAAACTTGAGATGAGATCGCTGTGATTCGAATAACAAGAAACAACATCGTAAATCAGCAGCCAATAAGGATATGCGCTCAGTATTCAAAAGCTaaaagggagaaagaaaaaaaaataattcattcataaaatgtaacaaaataacCAGTTTGTGATATACACGTATTAATCTATATACAAatcagaaattcagtgcctaaaaatattatttttcactatctgttctttcaaaaatttaaaaagtcttAATTCGGAGAGCGGCCTTATAGTTGGGTACCAGAAATTTTCTGGAAGCTTTTCTGCTTTAAACTAAGCAAACTGTTAGTGGGAAAATGTGAACAATTAAACGGaggcaaggaatttttgcaggattgtagtaaaattttctgatgtaaaattttatgaaaaaataaaagagttcAAATATGCATTTCTGAAGGGAgaaaaagctgatcaaaattCGACAGCCTAGTTGACATAGGAAGGCCATGCCTCAAGCTAAGTTTAGCCAATATCAAACACTGTTTCTCCTGGTTTCGTCATCAGAGTccgccaaaaatatcgttttaAACGAGTCCCATTTTTGGCATTCTCAAAACGGGGTTTCTTTGCCGTTTACAGTttcgaaaaattcataaaagcTAACTTCACTTTGTATTTTTAGGGaataaattaaaggaaaaaaagtgcTATGGATCTGGTAA comes from the Bemisia tabaci chromosome 7, PGI_BMITA_v3 genome and includes:
- the garz gene encoding Golgi-specific brefeldin A-resistance guanine nucleotide exchange factor 1; amino-acid sequence: MSLPGNGIYIVLGEVSTLLTAMKRGNRWSSHSQQDKKTEALIKNFNNLKDSLNQVGDLELVSPSSYLGPFLQTIKSDQGASVSGAVTSLAISSINKFLSYELIGKKTSPQTIEKIADAVTHARFVGTDEVNDAVVLMKILQVLRTLMVSPAGTMLSDEKVCEIMFSCFKICFETRLSDLLRRCAEHFLKDMVQLVFMRLPYLDSYVIPTSKKLELRSSSTDNTRSRRKYLGSKSKTSQNEGSSHDTPKPSGSAETTSEGKPESHLATTPQAEQSGSIVDMQGAIHDRAPGTDQLNSAPDVNPSTENMQASIECTDSSHSVNPTQFNQNDVKIDIMEEHLDDQTKEEDGFVKIDANNENIYGASMEENDFSNPEPTPSKAEAESKDEEKALEYVNTQGVRFKTQDPILDSLEAGLESKGTEIIPYGLGCVIELLRFLVSLCNSYDKQNTEIMTFTSLSLLTVALELGADPMSKHPALLALIKDSMCRNFFSLLNTERISLLAADLRCCFLLFESQRSHLKFQLEVYLSRLAELISSEKSSYEVRELALEALVQLWRVPGLITELYLNYDCDLYCPNLYEDLTKLLSKNVFPVTGIHSTNLLALDALLAVTDSIESHCHSRISNNIAQSDSTDSLVSSKKSSPPQSAQKYPSQSPNSIFMRIKVSDSIPSHEQLMAVKRKKKLLASGTDHFNAKPKKGIEFLQEQGLLSSPLDPIEVVHFLKENPHLSKKMIGEFISNRANLAVLDAFVKSFDFSDTQIDEALRMYLETFRLPGESPLISLVMEQFADHWHKCNGEPFVNSDAAFTLAYAVIMLNVDQHNYNVKRQNNPMTPEEFKRNLSKVNGGQDFDQDMLDDIYQSIKNEEIVMPAEHTGLVRENYLWKVLLRRGNSKDGTYIRAPDGMFDHDLFSLIWGPIVAALGFVFDKSSDPNIYMKAMIGFRKCATISAHYGMSNEFDNLTVSLCKFSTLLSTVSNYDSLTVAFGENHKARVATKTMFNLIHRHGDTLREGWKSVLECILQLYRCNLLPKILVEAEDFIDLSGKISLVREETPLNTKTESGLLSSLYSYIALAAETGNQRTGTAEDEEAIQIARDCIHECHLEQLITESKFLRIDSMQQLVIALIQTSYSPEGVVALGTPQNEDKAVFFLEFMLKIVIQNRDRVTVVWENVRDHIYTLLMGAAACDHHFLVERSVVALLRLSIRLMRREEMSPVVVQSLRMLLLLKSSVLNRVVCQISYGLYELLKTSAANIHSAADWTIIFTLLECVGAGMPPPKVIGKTYSQEISGTKSDGEISSVAGEEDSGLGNERGYTSDSELSRLTPSPTSTLSESKSLGGILVSREGEAEPLSVRPFTQTKFSLPSDQELQLHDPFALVKCCESLAFLVRDVAHITPYNFERCISCIRTFVEASLITIDKKSLRKTVNESKAAPAKPKRKLLLKKKNEESGKTKTPSNPYDGDESDSEDLPSGYHQVPIQLLDLMHTLHTRTAQIHRWWAEENSDAQLTSLWAQGWCPLLQGIARLCCDSRKQVRMSAMTYLQRALLVHDLQALTADEWAACFNQVLFPLMTRLLIPPDLDETRMRAATLLSKVFLHHLTPLQSLPSFLNIWLTILDLMGKYMVVHNSDLLSEAIPESLKNMLLVMDSAKVFSQGEQRTALWDITWNRINAFLPNLKEELFKSPEAPPPPPPPVNPTSFQHPSPASPQVPMSLPLQLPETIQSPQVLLSPQTSHIPQTVQMPQPLQVPPNLFTPQMFPTSQTPQNLPVQSLPLQALQFSQPLQISQTLQLPQTPLAPHTPQSPTSEIQTPPLSSAGTPHSYSNI